A section of the Neorhizobium galegae bv. orientalis str. HAMBI 540 genome encodes:
- a CDS encoding RNA polymerase sigma factor, producing the protein MSKEDEIDDRGFKRDLLASLPNLRAFAVSLTGRHDKADDLVQDTIMKAWANQTSFTAGTNMRAWLFTILRNEFYSQMRKRGREVQDSDGLFSERFSVHPEQYGRLDLQDFRKALDKLPDDQREAIILVGAAGFAYEEAAAICGCAVGTIKSRVSRARARLQELLGVSGEGDYGPDAGDAAITSRAFGS; encoded by the coding sequence ATGAGTAAGGAAGACGAGATCGACGATCGCGGCTTCAAGCGCGACCTTCTCGCGTCGCTGCCCAATCTGCGTGCCTTCGCGGTATCCCTGACAGGCCGGCACGACAAGGCGGACGACCTTGTGCAGGATACAATCATGAAAGCCTGGGCCAACCAGACCAGCTTCACCGCCGGCACCAACATGCGGGCATGGCTGTTCACCATCCTGCGCAACGAATTCTACAGCCAGATGCGCAAGCGCGGACGCGAGGTGCAGGATAGCGACGGCCTGTTCAGCGAGCGTTTCTCGGTCCATCCGGAACAGTACGGCAGGCTCGACCTGCAGGATTTCCGCAAGGCGCTCGACAAGCTGCCCGACGATCAGCGCGAAGCGATCATCCTCGTGGGTGCTGCCGGTTTCGCCTATGAGGAGGCGGCAGCGATCTGCGGCTGCGCCGTTGGCACCATCAAGAGCCGCGTCAGCCGCGCCCGCGCCCGCCTGCAGGAGCTGCTGGGCGTTTCCGGCGAGGGCGACTACGGCCCCGATGCAGGCGATGCCGCGATCACCTCACGTGCTTTTGGCAGCTGA
- a CDS encoding ABC transporter substrate-binding protein yields the protein MTFLGSATTLKSAAFGLAISAGLLLGQTSAEAAAKTAITVGMAIEPAGLDPTVAAPVAIGQVTWQNIFEGLTTIDKDGKIKPQLAESWQISPDGLTYTFKLRQGVKFHNGVAFDSSVAKFSIDRARGADSINPQKRYFASIDTVETPDASTLVLKLKQPAGSLLYWLGWPSSSIVEPKSAADNKTTPIGTGPFKFVSWSKGSKVDLARNADYWNKAVSLKLDTAAFRFISDPQAQAAALKAGDVDAFPEFGAPELIKSFEGDKRLTTVIGNTELKVVAGMNNTRKPFSDKKVRQALMMAVDRATVVEGAWSGFGTPIGSHYTPNDRGYKDLTGVYPYDAAKAKALLAEAGFPNGFTFTIKAPQMAYAQRTSQVLQAMFAEIGVTMNIETTEFPAKWVADVLKAADYDMTIVAHAEPMDIDIYSRDPYYFNYKNPAFNDVLKKVEMTSDAAGQEKLYGEAQTILANDVPALFLFVMPKLGVWDGKVKGLWENEPIPSNVLTDVHWVE from the coding sequence ATGACGTTTCTGGGCTCTGCTACTACATTGAAGAGTGCAGCTTTTGGCCTTGCGATCAGCGCGGGCCTGCTTTTGGGCCAGACAAGTGCCGAGGCGGCGGCGAAGACCGCGATCACAGTCGGCATGGCGATCGAGCCGGCCGGGCTCGACCCGACGGTCGCCGCACCTGTCGCGATCGGCCAGGTGACCTGGCAGAACATCTTCGAAGGGCTGACGACCATCGACAAGGACGGCAAGATCAAGCCGCAGCTTGCCGAAAGCTGGCAGATCTCGCCGGATGGCCTGACCTACACGTTCAAGCTCCGCCAGGGCGTCAAGTTCCATAACGGCGTCGCCTTCGACAGTTCGGTTGCCAAGTTCTCGATCGATCGCGCCCGCGGTGCGGACTCGATCAACCCGCAGAAGCGGTATTTCGCCTCGATCGACACGGTCGAGACGCCGGATGCTTCAACGCTGGTCCTGAAGCTCAAGCAGCCGGCCGGCAGCCTGCTTTATTGGCTCGGCTGGCCGTCTTCCAGCATCGTCGAGCCGAAGTCGGCCGCCGACAACAAGACCACCCCGATCGGCACCGGCCCGTTCAAGTTTGTCAGCTGGTCGAAGGGTTCCAAGGTCGATCTCGCCAGGAATGCCGACTACTGGAACAAGGCCGTCTCGCTGAAGCTCGATACCGCGGCCTTCCGTTTCATCAGCGATCCGCAGGCCCAGGCCGCGGCGCTGAAGGCCGGCGACGTCGATGCCTTCCCGGAATTCGGTGCGCCCGAACTGATCAAGTCCTTCGAGGGCGACAAGCGGCTGACGACCGTCATCGGCAATACCGAGCTCAAGGTCGTCGCGGGCATGAACAACACCCGCAAGCCGTTCAGCGACAAGAAGGTGCGTCAGGCGCTGATGATGGCGGTCGACCGCGCTACCGTCGTCGAAGGCGCCTGGTCCGGTTTCGGCACGCCGATCGGCAGCCACTACACGCCGAACGACCGCGGCTACAAGGACCTGACCGGCGTCTATCCCTATGATGCCGCCAAGGCGAAGGCGCTGCTGGCCGAGGCCGGCTTCCCGAACGGCTTCACCTTCACCATCAAGGCGCCGCAGATGGCCTATGCGCAGCGCACCTCGCAGGTGCTGCAGGCGATGTTTGCGGAAATCGGCGTGACGATGAACATCGAGACCACCGAATTCCCGGCGAAATGGGTGGCCGACGTGTTGAAGGCCGCCGATTACGACATGACCATCGTCGCCCATGCGGAGCCGATGGACATCGACATCTATTCCCGCGATCCCTACTACTTCAACTACAAGAACCCTGCCTTCAACGACGTGCTGAAAAAGGTCGAGATGACCTCCGATGCCGCCGGACAGGAAAAGCTCTACGGCGAGGCACAGACCATCCTCGCCAACGACGTGCCGGCGCTCTTCCTGTTCGTCATGCCGAAGCTCGGCGTCTGGGACGGCAAGGTGAAGGGTCTGTGGGAAAACGAACCGATCCCTTCGAACGTCCTGACGGATGTTCATTGGGTAGAGTGA
- a CDS encoding DUF883 family protein — MPAANPTTDFTRNGTGQNSAASKDVEAQIQQLRDDIAALARSVAAVGNDKASEYKGKARRVANDAADASMQMVEAARDQALSMEKDLERQIRTNPIQAVAIAAGVGFLFALLTRR, encoded by the coding sequence ATGCCCGCAGCCAACCCAACGACCGACTTCACCCGCAATGGCACCGGCCAGAACTCGGCAGCCAGCAAGGATGTCGAAGCCCAGATCCAGCAGCTTCGGGACGATATCGCAGCGCTCGCCCGCAGCGTTGCCGCCGTCGGCAACGACAAAGCCAGCGAATACAAGGGCAAGGCCCGCCGGGTCGCCAACGACGCTGCAGATGCTTCGATGCAGATGGTGGAAGCCGCCCGCGACCAGGCCCTGTCGATGGAAAAGGATCTGGAACGCCAGATCCGCACCAACCCTATCCAGGCCGTCGCCATCGCCGCCGGGGTCGGATTCCTCTTCGCGCTGCTGACGCGTCGCTGA
- a CDS encoding ABC transporter ATP-binding protein, producing the protein MTVPVKPLLTVEDLRVTFPTRTGDVQAVRGVSFALGRERLGIVGESGSGKSQTGRAIMGLTPGHARISARKLALGDRDLLTMPARERRHLRGKQVAMILQDPKYSLNPVMTIGRQIVETLRTHENISTSKAKARALAMLEAVQISDPERVFSLYPHEVSGGMGQRAMIAMMLVCGPELLIADEPTSALDVTVQLEVLDILDKLVADRGMGLIFISHDLRLVSSFCDRVIVMYAGRIVEELPAANLADAQHPYTRGLLNCLPTIGSDRHPLPVLDRKPEWTL; encoded by the coding sequence ATGACGGTGCCAGTCAAGCCACTCCTGACGGTCGAGGATTTGCGTGTCACCTTCCCGACCCGCACCGGCGACGTGCAGGCGGTGCGCGGCGTGTCCTTTGCGCTCGGCCGCGAACGGCTCGGCATCGTCGGCGAATCCGGCTCCGGCAAGTCGCAGACCGGGCGCGCGATCATGGGTCTGACCCCCGGTCACGCCAGGATCAGCGCACGAAAGCTGGCTCTCGGCGACCGGGATCTCCTGACCATGCCGGCCCGCGAGCGGCGACATCTGCGCGGCAAGCAGGTGGCGATGATCCTGCAGGACCCCAAATATTCGCTGAACCCGGTGATGACGATCGGCCGGCAGATCGTCGAGACATTGAGGACGCACGAGAACATCTCGACCTCGAAGGCCAAGGCGCGGGCGCTCGCCATGCTGGAGGCGGTGCAGATCAGCGATCCTGAACGGGTCTTCTCGCTCTATCCGCACGAGGTTTCCGGCGGCATGGGCCAGCGGGCGATGATCGCCATGATGCTGGTCTGCGGCCCGGAACTGCTGATCGCCGACGAGCCGACTTCGGCGCTCGACGTCACCGTGCAGCTCGAAGTGCTGGATATCCTCGACAAGCTGGTGGCGGACCGGGGCATGGGGCTGATCTTCATCTCCCACGATCTCAGGCTCGTCTCTTCCTTCTGCGACCGCGTCATCGTCATGTATGCCGGCCGGATCGTCGAGGAACTGCCGGCCGCCAATCTTGCCGACGCGCAGCATCCCTATACGCGCGGGCTGCTCAACTGCCTGCCGACCATCGGTTCCGACCGGCATCCGCTGCCCGTCCTCGACCGCAAGCCGGAGTGGACGCTATGA
- a CDS encoding response regulator, giving the protein MSLTTRVASHLPYLRRYARAVTGSQTSGDAYVAAVLEALIADVSIFPETSKDRVSLYKLFVTIFGSTNIEIRPIESPFAWEQRAAANLSMLPSQSRHAFLLVSVEGFSIDEAAEVLDVSAAEVNRLLDDATREISRQVATDIMIIEDEPLIALDIEQMVQDLGHRVTGIARTHKEAVSLFQSSHPKMVLADIQLADGSSGIDAVNEILKSSSVPVIFITAFPERLLTGERPEPAFLVTKPFNPDMVKALISQALFFNEAVKAAA; this is encoded by the coding sequence ATGTCACTCACCACACGCGTTGCGTCTCACCTTCCATATCTGCGTCGGTATGCTCGCGCCGTCACCGGATCACAGACCTCGGGAGACGCCTATGTTGCCGCGGTCCTGGAAGCTTTGATCGCAGACGTTTCGATATTCCCCGAAACGTCCAAGGACCGTGTTTCGCTCTATAAACTCTTTGTTACAATTTTTGGTTCCACGAACATCGAGATTCGCCCGATCGAATCGCCGTTTGCCTGGGAGCAGCGCGCGGCGGCCAATCTCTCGATGCTTCCCTCCCAGTCGCGGCATGCATTCCTGCTTGTCTCGGTGGAGGGTTTCAGCATCGATGAAGCCGCGGAAGTCCTGGATGTCAGCGCCGCTGAAGTGAACCGTCTGCTCGACGATGCGACGCGGGAAATCTCGCGGCAGGTCGCGACCGACATCATGATTATCGAGGATGAGCCGCTGATCGCGCTCGACATCGAACAGATGGTGCAGGATCTCGGCCACCGCGTCACCGGCATCGCCCGCACCCATAAGGAAGCGGTGTCGCTCTTCCAGTCCTCGCACCCGAAAATGGTGCTCGCCGATATCCAGCTCGCCGACGGCAGCTCCGGTATCGACGCGGTCAACGAAATTTTGAAGTCTTCGAGCGTGCCGGTGATCTTCATTACCGCCTTCCCGGAGCGGCTTCTGACCGGCGAACGCCCGGAACCGGCCTTCCTCGTTACCAAGCCGTTCAACCCGGACATGGTGAAGGCGTTGATCAGCCAGGCGCTGTTCTTCAACGAAGCCGTAAAGGCCGCCGCTTGA
- a CDS encoding ABC transporter ATP-binding protein has translation MTSALSIRDMVVTYDEFAALDHVNFDIGTGESFGIVGESGSGKSTLLRAVSGLASFDQGTLSVNGRPYSGRKRDKEFYRTVQMVFQDPYGSLHPRQTVDRLLLEPLVIHGFTDIETRINRALDEVGLGSGFRFRYSHQLSGGQRQRIAIARALILEPKILLLDEPTSALDASIQAEILNLLEQARRDRNLTFVMVSHDLGVISHMCERLAVMKNGKVVETVPRKALENREFSADYTRQLLVASEGFRRG, from the coding sequence ATGACATCGGCTCTCTCCATCCGCGACATGGTCGTCACATACGATGAGTTTGCGGCACTCGATCATGTCAACTTCGATATAGGCACGGGCGAATCCTTCGGCATCGTCGGGGAATCCGGTTCCGGCAAATCGACCCTTTTGCGTGCCGTCTCGGGTCTTGCGTCGTTCGACCAGGGCACGCTCAGCGTCAACGGCCGCCCCTATTCCGGCCGCAAGCGTGACAAGGAGTTCTACCGCACCGTCCAGATGGTGTTCCAAGACCCCTATGGTTCGCTGCACCCGCGCCAGACGGTCGACCGGCTGCTGCTGGAACCGCTCGTCATCCACGGTTTCACCGATATCGAGACGCGCATCAACCGGGCGCTGGACGAGGTGGGTCTCGGGTCTGGCTTCCGCTTCCGTTATTCGCATCAGCTTTCCGGCGGCCAGCGGCAGCGCATCGCGATCGCCCGGGCGCTGATCTTGGAGCCGAAAATCCTCCTGCTCGACGAGCCGACCTCGGCTCTCGATGCGTCGATCCAGGCGGAAATCCTCAATCTGCTCGAACAGGCGCGCCGCGACCGCAACCTCACGTTCGTGATGGTAAGCCACGATCTCGGGGTCATCAGCCATATGTGCGAGCGGCTGGCTGTGATGAAAAACGGCAAGGTGGTCGAGACGGTGCCGCGGAAAGCGCTGGAAAACCGCGAGTTTTCAGCTGATTATACCCGCCAACTGCTCGTCGCCAGCGAAGGCTTCCGCCGCGGCTGA
- a CDS encoding LysR family transcriptional regulator yields MQLRALMYFDELVRTNSMRAAAENLNVAATAVSRQIENLEHYFGTPLVERSNRGIKLTAAGELLAARAGRTLRELEHVHQLIDDLQGLQRGKVVIYANGATVANLIAPVLAEFSLRYPKLRFEVAITSAREAVEALAGAEADLVVTLFAPKISGVKVRLRSEITYDVIMAADHPSAGARELTLRDLVHMPLALPDKNFGARQAFEELFAKDGLELDPVFVTGSLEMLKELVLRRAAVTLLPALAVQREIDAGQLAAVPIAAGKEVRTPIDLCVAPDRQLSFAAGKLVDFIERFMRGADARKSAPKRASA; encoded by the coding sequence ATGCAGCTTCGGGCCCTCATGTATTTCGACGAACTGGTCCGCACCAATTCGATGCGGGCGGCGGCCGAGAACTTGAATGTGGCGGCCACCGCCGTCTCCCGCCAGATCGAGAACCTCGAACACTATTTCGGAACGCCGCTCGTCGAGCGCAGCAATCGTGGCATCAAGCTGACTGCCGCCGGCGAACTGTTGGCGGCGCGGGCAGGGCGGACGTTGCGCGAGCTCGAACATGTCCACCAGCTGATCGACGATCTCCAGGGCCTGCAGCGTGGCAAGGTGGTGATCTATGCCAACGGCGCGACGGTCGCCAACCTGATCGCGCCGGTGCTTGCGGAATTCAGCCTGCGTTATCCGAAGCTGCGGTTCGAGGTGGCGATCACCAGCGCGCGCGAGGCGGTCGAGGCGCTCGCCGGCGCCGAGGCCGATCTGGTGGTGACGCTGTTTGCACCAAAGATATCCGGGGTGAAGGTGCGGCTGCGCTCCGAGATCACCTATGACGTCATCATGGCCGCCGACCATCCGTCCGCCGGTGCCAGGGAACTGACATTGCGCGATCTCGTCCACATGCCGCTTGCTCTTCCCGACAAGAATTTCGGCGCGCGTCAGGCCTTCGAGGAACTGTTCGCCAAGGACGGGCTGGAGCTCGATCCGGTCTTCGTCACCGGTTCCCTGGAAATGCTGAAGGAACTGGTTCTGCGCCGCGCAGCGGTTACGCTGTTGCCGGCGCTCGCGGTGCAGCGCGAAATCGACGCCGGCCAGCTTGCGGCGGTGCCGATCGCCGCCGGCAAGGAGGTGCGCACGCCGATCGATCTCTGCGTCGCGCCGGACCGCCAGCTCTCGTTCGCGGCGGGTAAGCTCGTCGATTTCATCGAGCGCTTCATGCGCGGCGCCGATGCGCGCAAATCGGCCCCTAAAAGAGCAAGCGCCTAA
- a CDS encoding amidase — MNDLLKLTIRKLLDLYSARKLSPSEYWLAVEDRVAAFEPHVQALYLYDPESARAQAAASTDRWMKGATFGPLDGIPVTLKELIATKGQPVPLGTAAVELVPAAEDAPIAARCREDGAVIFAKTTCPDYGMLSSGLSSFHHLSRNPWDLTQNPGGSSAGAAAAGAAGFGPLHIGTDIGGSVRLPAGWTGLFGFKPSQGRIPVDPYYVGRCAGPMTRTVEDAAFSMATLSRPDWRDGTSLPPNDFDWLNFDIDVKGMKIGLMLDAGIGLAVEDDVRDAVVAAAKRFEEAGAIIIPVEPVMNRIMLDGLDSFWRSRFWGDIEKMPEERRALILPYIYQWAEGGTYISGIEAVRGFNQTIEMRKACGRLFTTVDAVISPTNPIVSYPAEWASPTNDPALPFEHIGFTVPWNMSEQPASSINCGFSKTGMPIGLQIVGPRYDDLLVLKLSRAFEQWTGGISAWPEPPAA; from the coding sequence ATGAATGACCTCTTGAAATTGACGATCCGCAAGCTGCTCGACCTTTATTCGGCCAGGAAGCTCTCGCCCTCGGAATACTGGCTGGCGGTCGAGGATCGCGTCGCCGCCTTCGAGCCGCATGTGCAGGCGCTCTATCTCTACGATCCCGAGAGCGCCCGGGCGCAGGCCGCAGCCTCCACCGATCGCTGGATGAAGGGCGCGACGTTTGGGCCGCTCGACGGCATTCCGGTGACGCTGAAGGAGTTGATCGCCACCAAGGGGCAGCCGGTGCCGCTCGGCACGGCGGCCGTCGAACTGGTGCCTGCCGCCGAAGACGCACCGATCGCCGCGCGCTGCCGCGAAGATGGCGCAGTGATCTTTGCCAAGACCACGTGCCCGGATTACGGCATGCTCTCGTCTGGCCTGTCGAGCTTCCATCACCTCAGCCGCAATCCTTGGGATCTGACCCAGAACCCCGGCGGATCGAGCGCCGGCGCGGCGGCCGCCGGCGCCGCCGGTTTTGGCCCGTTGCATATCGGCACGGATATCGGCGGCTCTGTGCGCCTGCCGGCAGGCTGGACGGGGCTGTTCGGTTTTAAGCCGAGCCAGGGCCGTATCCCGGTCGATCCCTATTATGTCGGCCGTTGCGCGGGGCCGATGACCCGCACGGTCGAAGATGCGGCCTTTTCCATGGCGACGCTGTCGCGTCCGGACTGGCGTGACGGCACCTCGCTGCCGCCCAACGATTTCGACTGGCTTAATTTCGATATCGACGTGAAGGGGATGAAGATCGGCCTGATGCTCGATGCCGGCATCGGCCTTGCAGTCGAGGACGACGTCCGCGATGCGGTCGTGGCCGCCGCCAAGCGCTTTGAGGAGGCTGGGGCGATCATCATTCCCGTCGAACCGGTCATGAACCGCATCATGCTCGACGGGCTCGACAGTTTCTGGCGCTCGCGGTTCTGGGGCGATATCGAGAAAATGCCGGAAGAGCGCCGGGCGCTGATCCTGCCCTATATCTACCAATGGGCGGAAGGCGGCACTTACATTTCCGGTATCGAAGCGGTGCGCGGCTTTAACCAGACGATCGAGATGCGCAAGGCCTGTGGACGGCTGTTCACGACCGTCGACGCGGTGATCTCGCCGACCAATCCGATCGTCTCCTATCCGGCGGAGTGGGCCTCGCCCACCAATGATCCGGCTTTGCCCTTCGAACATATCGGTTTCACCGTGCCGTGGAACATGTCGGAACAACCGGCCTCGTCGATCAATTGCGGCTTTTCGAAAACCGGCATGCCGATAGGCCTGCAGATCGTCGGCCCGCGCTATGACGACCTGCTGGTGCTGAAACTCTCCAGGGCCTTCGAGCAATGGACCGGGGGCATTTCGGCCTGGCCGGAGCCGCCGGCCGCCTGA
- a CDS encoding ABC transporter permease: MISILIRRTLSLAVTLLIVSLLIFTVMDLLPGDPAAIMLGTSASPETLAALQKQLGLDQPLPVRYLAWLAGVFRVDLGQSYTYGVPVAGLIGERLIVTLPLALIAIFLSVAIAIPLGVQAARKHNGLFDFVAGLFSYISIAVPAFWVGLLLIILFSTMLGWMPAGGFPGWDAGFLAGLKALLLPAVALALPQAGVLTRVARAAVLEVMNEDFVRTARAKGLSEGVAIWRHAVPNALVPVFTMLGLQFTFLIAGAVLVENVFNLPGLGRLAYQALSQRDIIVMQDVVLFFSALVILMNFLVDLAYLVVDPRLRAGAQ, encoded by the coding sequence ATGATCTCCATCCTCATTCGCCGAACCTTGAGCCTTGCCGTGACGCTGCTCATCGTCTCGCTGCTGATCTTCACCGTCATGGACCTGCTGCCCGGCGATCCGGCGGCGATCATGCTCGGCACCTCGGCGAGCCCGGAAACGCTTGCCGCACTCCAGAAACAATTGGGTCTCGACCAGCCGCTCCCCGTGCGTTACCTCGCCTGGCTCGCCGGGGTCTTCCGGGTCGATCTCGGGCAGTCCTATACCTATGGCGTGCCGGTCGCGGGGCTGATTGGCGAGCGGCTCATCGTCACCTTGCCGCTGGCGTTGATTGCGATCTTTCTGTCGGTGGCGATTGCCATTCCTCTCGGCGTTCAGGCGGCGCGCAAGCACAACGGGCTCTTCGATTTCGTCGCCGGCCTGTTCTCCTATATCAGCATTGCGGTGCCGGCCTTCTGGGTCGGGCTGCTGCTGATCATCCTGTTTTCCACCATGCTTGGCTGGATGCCGGCGGGCGGATTTCCCGGCTGGGACGCAGGGTTTCTTGCCGGCCTCAAGGCGCTCCTCCTGCCGGCCGTGGCGCTCGCCCTGCCGCAGGCCGGCGTGCTGACGCGGGTGGCGCGGGCTGCGGTGCTGGAGGTGATGAATGAGGACTTTGTGCGCACCGCCCGCGCCAAGGGCCTGAGCGAGGGCGTCGCCATCTGGCGGCATGCGGTGCCGAATGCGCTGGTGCCGGTGTTCACCATGCTCGGCCTGCAATTCACCTTCCTGATCGCCGGTGCGGTGCTGGTCGAGAACGTCTTCAACCTGCCGGGCCTCGGGCGGCTTGCCTATCAGGCACTCTCCCAGCGCGACATCATCGTCATGCAGGATGTCGTGCTGTTCTTCTCTGCCCTGGTGATCCTGATGAATTTCCTGGTGGATCTTGCCTATCTGGTGGTCGATCCGCGTCTGAGGGCCGGCGCCCAATGA
- a CDS encoding sensor histidine kinase: MNPLTWQQAGQSDDKLREFFMPALVDLGASIMIQDAGRNYLFVTHLPEVWAVEHVRTPTDVSLFGDEVGAKLATLKDGMTEAGRKGHIEITIGTEQIYEFRVQTVEFSNGGLHFVTTIIDRSEERHRERLLRALLREVSHRSKNLLAIIQSIALQTARYSGSLELFLHKFRGRLYSLSQSQDLITDSSWRGAYFFELVQQQTEKYLPENKHLVRVHGDNILLTPNASLHIGLALHELIVNAVSHGSLLRSGRVINVTCTRMHLNGHDSLEMIWDEVLDASRSSEDTEDSLKAHFGSTVLERVVPASVNGKAQYVISSDRISYRLVFPLESGGD, encoded by the coding sequence GTGAATCCCCTGACATGGCAGCAGGCTGGTCAGAGTGATGACAAGTTACGCGAATTTTTCATGCCGGCGCTGGTGGATCTCGGCGCCAGCATCATGATCCAGGACGCAGGCCGCAATTATCTCTTCGTCACTCATCTTCCGGAGGTCTGGGCGGTCGAGCATGTCAGGACACCCACCGATGTCAGCCTGTTCGGCGACGAGGTCGGGGCAAAGCTCGCGACCCTCAAAGACGGCATGACGGAAGCGGGTCGCAAAGGCCATATCGAGATTACCATCGGCACCGAGCAGATCTACGAGTTCCGCGTCCAGACGGTGGAATTTTCCAATGGCGGCCTGCATTTCGTCACCACCATCATCGACCGTTCCGAGGAACGTCATCGCGAGCGGCTGCTGCGTGCGCTGCTGCGCGAGGTCAGCCACCGTTCCAAGAACCTACTCGCCATCATCCAGAGTATTGCGCTGCAGACGGCCCGTTATTCAGGCTCGCTGGAACTGTTTTTGCACAAGTTCCGGGGGCGGCTTTATTCACTCTCGCAGAGCCAGGACCTGATCACCGATTCCAGCTGGCGCGGCGCCTATTTTTTCGAACTGGTGCAGCAGCAGACGGAAAAGTACCTGCCCGAGAACAAGCATCTCGTGCGCGTCCACGGGGACAACATCCTTCTGACGCCGAACGCCTCGCTGCATATCGGGCTGGCGCTGCACGAGCTGATCGTCAACGCGGTCAGCCACGGTTCGCTTTTGCGCAGCGGCCGGGTGATCAACGTCACCTGCACCCGCATGCACCTCAACGGCCATGACTCGCTCGAGATGATCTGGGACGAAGTGCTGGATGCCAGCCGGAGCTCCGAAGATACCGAGGACTCGCTGAAGGCGCATTTCGGCAGCACCGTGCTGGAACGCGTCGTGCCCGCCTCGGTCAACGGCAAGGCGCAATATGTCATCTCCAGCGACCGCATCAGCTATCGGCTGGTATTCCCGCTGGAGAGCGGCGGGGATTGA
- a CDS encoding DUF1328 domain-containing protein: MLYYALVCLLVAIFTGALGFSGIAGTATGLAQLLFFLFLALLLISLVVGLFRRV, encoded by the coding sequence ATGTTGTATTATGCTCTTGTCTGCCTGCTCGTCGCGATCTTCACCGGTGCGCTCGGCTTCAGTGGCATTGCAGGAACGGCAACCGGCCTCGCGCAGCTCCTGTTTTTCCTGTTTCTCGCACTGTTGCTGATATCGCTGGTGGTCGGGTTGTTCCGGCGTGTTTGA
- a CDS encoding NepR family anti-sigma factor yields the protein MTAIQSQEVRPGAVPPNASISRKLRDFYDAVQEEGIPDRFLDLLERLEQAEKNAKPVNAK from the coding sequence ATGACAGCAATCCAATCCCAAGAAGTCCGACCCGGAGCGGTGCCGCCGAATGCATCCATATCCCGCAAGTTACGGGACTTCTACGACGCGGTACAGGAAGAAGGGATTCCGGATCGTTTTCTCGATCTTCTCGAGCGCCTGGAACAGGCTGAGAAGAACGCCAAACCGGTGAACGCAAAATGA
- a CDS encoding ABC transporter permease, translating to MIKVLRRPVFLIGLVITLALFAVALLSLVWTPFLPTKMNIVHKLKAPLDFGLLGTDQFGRDVASMLMVGAWNSLSTSILAVLLGASVGTAVGVVVAMRRGWLELVVMRGCDIVFAVPPILSAMMLGAFIGSGRFTAIFAIGVFMVPVFARLALGAALQVWTRDYVTAAVSMGRPKSKITLVHVLPNIANQIIVQVTIQLGLAILTEAGLSFLGLGMPPPTPTWGRMLADAQTFLGQAPWLALMPGLAIALAVLGLNMLGDGLRDLLDPRDNS from the coding sequence ATGATCAAGGTCCTTCGCCGCCCCGTCTTTCTCATCGGGCTCGTCATCACGCTCGCGTTGTTTGCCGTGGCGCTGCTGTCGCTCGTCTGGACGCCGTTTCTGCCCACCAAGATGAACATCGTCCACAAACTCAAGGCCCCGCTCGATTTCGGCCTTCTCGGCACCGACCAGTTCGGCCGCGACGTTGCCTCGATGCTGATGGTTGGCGCCTGGAACTCGCTGTCGACCTCCATCCTTGCCGTACTTCTTGGCGCAAGCGTCGGCACCGCGGTCGGCGTCGTCGTCGCCATGCGGCGAGGCTGGCTGGAACTCGTCGTCATGCGCGGCTGCGACATCGTCTTCGCCGTTCCCCCAATCCTCTCGGCGATGATGCTCGGCGCCTTCATCGGATCGGGCCGGTTCACGGCGATCTTCGCCATCGGCGTGTTCATGGTGCCGGTTTTTGCGCGGCTCGCGCTCGGCGCTGCCCTGCAGGTATGGACGCGGGATTATGTTACCGCCGCCGTCAGCATGGGCCGGCCGAAAAGCAAAATCACACTCGTGCATGTGCTGCCGAACATCGCCAACCAGATCATCGTGCAGGTGACGATCCAGCTCGGCCTCGCGATCCTCACCGAGGCAGGCCTCTCGTTCCTCGGCCTCGGCATGCCGCCGCCAACGCCCACCTGGGGGCGGATGCTGGCCGATGCGCAGACTTTTCTCGGCCAGGCGCCCTGGCTGGCGCTGATGCCGGGGCTGGCGATCGCGCTCGCCGTGCTTGGCCTCAACATGCTCGGCGACGGCCTGCGAGACCTTCTCGATCCCCGCGACAATTCCTGA